TTGGAAAATATACAAGAAATATGGATAGCAGCACTTGAAAAAATAGAAGAAAAAATTAGTAAGCCTAGCTTTGATACATGGTTAAAAAACACAAAGGCAGAAGCTTTAGACAAAAATACGTTAATTGTTTCAGCTCCAAATGAATTTGCGAGGGATTGGCTGGAAAATCAATACACTAGACTTATTTCGGAGATTTTAACAGAAATTACTGGATCAGATATTGAAGCAAAGTTTATCATTCCGAATACTGGTACAGAAACAGATGCTAATGCAACAGCAAAGGAAAACAAAACAAATGCCCATAATGAACATCCAAAATCAATGTTAAACGCCAAATATACATTTGATACGTTTGTTATTGGTGCAGGAAATCGATTCGCTCATGCTGCCTCCTTAGCTGTAGCTGAAGCACCAGCAAAGGCTTATAACCCATTATTTATCTACGGTGGTGTTGGATTAGGGAAAACACATTTGATGCATGCAATTGGGCATTATGTCCAAGACCATAATCCAGACGCAAGAGTTGTCTATCTATCATCAGAAAAATTTACCAATGAATTTATTAACGCAATTATGGATAATAAAACCGTTAATTTTCGCAATAAATATCGCAATGTCGATATTTTATTAATTGATGATATTCAGTTTATTGCTGGAAAGGAATCAACGCAGGAAGAATTTTTCCATACATTTAATGCATTGCATGATGATAACAAACAAATCATTATCTCTAGTGACCGTCCTCCTAAAGAAATTCCCACACTAGAAGACCGACTGCGCTCAAGATTTGAATGGGGGCTCATTACAGATATTACACCACCAGATTTAGAAACCAGAATTGCCATTTTAACAAAAAAAGCCAAAGCAGAAGGATTAGACATTCCGAACGAAGTGATGCTGTACATTGCCAATCAAATTGATACAAATATCCGGGAATTGGAAGGTGCCTTAATCCGCATCGTTGCCTATTCGTCTCTCGTTAACCAAGATATTGATGCTTCCCTAGCTGCAGATGCTTTAAAAGATATTATTCCTAGTAATAAACCAAAAGTCATTACCATTGCCAGTATCCAAGAAACGGTTGGCGAAAGATACAACGTTCGATTAGAAGATTTCATAGCAAAAAAACGGACGAAATCCATTGCCTTTCCGCGGCAAATAGCGATGTATCTATCAAGAGAAATGACGGATGCATCCCTACCTAAAATTGGTGAAGAATTTGGAGGAAGAGATCATACAACGGTTATCCATGCTCACGAAAAAATATCAAAACTGATGGAAAACGATACACAATTAGCTAAAGAAATTGAAGAAATTAAAGAACAAATAAAGTCACTTTAAATTATTCGACTACCTAGATCAAAGTAGCTTTCATGCAAAATTTCCAAACTGCAGAATAAGCATACCTTTATTTGTTGTCTCATTTAGCTTGTGCACACTGTGGACAAGTAATGCTTGCTTATGTACACGTTATCCACATGTGAATAACTCACTCTGTTTGTTTATTTAGTAGTTATCCACATATCAACAAGCCTTATTACTATTATTACTGTTTTTATTAAAAATAATTAAATATATGCATGGATGCAGAAAAAAATTAAATCTATTAACAAATGCATAGTAAACTTCCATTAGGAGGATCAAGTATATGAAATTTATTATTCAGCGAGATCAATTGATGACAGCTGTTCAAAACGTGATGAAAGCTATTTCATCTCGTACGGTTGTTCCTATTTTAACGGGAATCAAATTGGAAGCAAGAAAGGATGGTATCACGCTTACTGGTAGTGACTCTGATATTTCCATAGAATCATATATTCCAGCAGAAGAAGATGGGATCGTTCATGTAGATCATATTGAAGAGGGAAGTATCGTTTTACAGTCCAAATATTTTCCAGATATTGTTCGTAAACTACCAGAACAAACGGTTGAGATTGAAGTAGATGAAAATTTAAAAGTAACGATTAAATCTGGCAAAGCAAAATTTAACTTAAATGGACAAGATGCTGAAGAATACCCACAACTCCCTAAATTGCAAACGGATGATAGTTTCGAAATACCGATTGATCTTTTAAAAAGCCTCATTAAGCAAACTGTTTTTGCTGTATCAAGCATGGAAACAAGACCTATTTTAACTGGTGTGAATATGAAATTAGCTGACCAAACGCTCACTTTTTCTGCTACGGACAGTCATCGATTAGCTTCACGGACAGTTCCAGTAACAGAAACGACCAATGAATTCTCTAATGTTGTAGTTCCAGGGAAAAGCCTAAATGAATTAAACAAAATAATTGATGATAGCGAAGAAAAAATTCAAATCAGCGTAACGAGTAACCAAATTTTATTCCGGACAAAGCATTTACAATTTTTATCCAGACTGCTGGATGGAAATTACCCAGAAACATCACGTTTAATTCCAGACCAAAGTAAAACCGTTTTAAATGTGAGGACAAAAGATTTATTGCATACGATTGATCGGGCCTCTTTATTAGCAAAAGAGGAGCGTAATAATGTCGTTCGTTTAACAACAAAAGAAAATAACCGGGTGGAAATAACGAGTAACCATCCGGAGATTGGAAATGTAACCGAAGAAGTGACTATGTCCTCGATGGAAGGCGAGGATCTAAAAATTTCGTTTAGTTCAAAATATATGATTGATGCGTTAAAAGTAATCGATTATGAAGAAGTAAAAATTGCCTTTACTGGTGCAATGCGTCCATTTATTATCCAGCCTGTAGAAGATGATTCCATTTTGCAGCTTATTTTACCAGTACGGACGTATTAAATATCTATCCATTCCATTAGAAAAAAATGCTGTTATATCACTAGAACAACTGATTAAAAAAACGAACAATAAAGTGAAACTTCAATCAGTGAGGGTTTTCTTCATCCCCCACTGATTGTTAGTTGAATGAATCGGGCTTTAACTGGCTGTTGATCCCTTACTTATAATTCTTGAAGTGGTGGTCTTTACAGCCAGTTAACCTGCGATAACATCGGCAATTGCGTATACGCAAGTTTTTAGCATAGGCAAAATATGTAGAATTCGATAGGAAAAGCGGAATATAACTCAGAAAATGATTTTGCTTTCTGAGATATCTGAGACCGTACCTGCGGAAAGCGAAGTATTTTTACATAGCGATGATGGAATTTTTTATAAGGATATGCCCCCTTAAGGTGACAGATTAAAAAATAAAAATCTGTTTTAACTAAGGGGGAGTTTTTATATCCCATTATTCTTATTTAGAACAAAGGCGCAGGGCGCCCGTGTAGCAACGTAGCGAATGGAACGAATCAACTAAAGATAAAGGAATCACGGTGAGGTAACGAACCGATGATGACTTATCGTAGGGCGCATTTCTAAAGTCGCCTAGTTGCTGGGCGCTGAAGCCGGACGTGGCTATTCAGTTATTCCCTTATCCCAAAGCAACAAATTTTATACTTTCTTATCTTTTTAGAAAAACTTGGCTTGTCGCCAAGTCTTATGGCGGAAGCCTTTGTTTTTCTTATACTATAAACAAAGAAATCTTATACTTTCCTATAGTGCAAAAAAATTACCGAAGAAATGCGGGTAGTGGAGTGACAATAGGCTGAACTGAATGATTGTAGAAAAACCGCAAAAAACTTTTTTAAAAATATCCGTACGAAAGGATATGCAAAAACAGCTTCTAAAAACGTATTTAAGGCTCAATACAGTGTTTATTTCAAAAAAGAAGTAGGATGCCTTTCCTTATAGGCAAATCTTTAGTAAAATAGGAATATGAGTGATTGAACGTCATTGCTTTTCAATTAAATTAGATGAACGAATCAAGCATTTAGGTGCTGTTATCTCCCACTTAAACCTGTTGCAGTACAATTATTCAACTTCTGAAGTGGGCGTCTTCCAGCACTTTATATGCCGGATAAAAGGGGTAGACTAGTAATTTATATAACAAAATGGAAACCCCTTTAAAAAAATGAAAACGAGTGATATAGATGTGTGAAAAAATAACGATCCAAACAGAATATATCCCATTGGGTCAATTTATAAAACTAATTAATATTTTAGAATCCGGCGGTATGGTGAAAACCTATTTACAAGATGTTGGTGTACTTGTAAATGGAGAGCGTGAACATCGCCGCGGAAGGAAATTATATAATGGCGACATGGTGGAAATTGATGAAGTTGGTTGTTTTCAAGTCGAACAAGCAAAAGAAGGATAAAAGTATAGAAACCAGCCTTCTTCAGCTAGCATGCCAATGCAAAAAATAAACGCTGTCTTCTCTCCAAAATTGGTACACACAAGCTTTTGATCCTTTCATGAAAATAGAGAGAGTTCTTAATCGTGTGAGACTTTGAAATACCCGCTAGATGAATTATTCCCTGTATTAAAAGAGGATGAAACATGCATATACAACAACTCCAATTAAAAAATTATCGTAATTATGAAAGTCTGGATATTACATTTGATCATACAATCAATGTAATCATAGGCGAAAATGCGCAAGGAAAAACGAACTTGATGGAGGCGATCTACCTATTAGCATTTACAAAATCCCACCGCACTCCCAGGGAAAAGGAACTAGTTAAATGGGAAGAAGAATATGCTAAAATAGAAGGTAGAGTCTCAAAACGAAATCAATCATTTCCGCTAGAAATTGTTATTTCAGCAAAGGGAAAAAAAGCAAAGTTAAATCGAATAGAGCAAAAAAGGTTAAGCGATTATATAGGAGCCTTTAATGTAGTGATGTTTGCTCCAGAGGATTTGACCCTTGTCAAAGGAGCACCACAAATTCGCCGTCGATTTATGGATATGGAGTTAGGTCAAATTCAACCACGTTATATCTATCACTTAGGACAATATCAAAAGATTCTTAAACAACGAAACCATGTATTAAAGCAGTTGCAACGACAATCTAACCAGGATCGAACGATATTGCACGTTTTAACAGATCAACTTATTGAACATGCCGCAACTTTATTAGAAAGGCGGTTTGTTTTTTTGAATTTACTAAGAAAATGGGCTCAGCCGATTCATTATGGCATAAGTCGAAATTTAGAAACCTTGGATATTGCCTATTCTCCAACAATAGAAGTATCAGAAGAAGCAAAGAAGGGAAAAATAGCAGATATATATAGTCGGAAATTTATTGATATTGAAGAGAAAGAGATCGATCGTGGAACTACTCTAATTGGTCCACACCGCGATGATCTGCTGTTTTATGTGAATGATAAAGATGTGCAAATTTATGGATCACAAGGGCAACAGCGCACAACTGCTTTATCCGTTAAATTGGCGGAAATTGAATTGATTTATAACGAAGTTGGCGAATATCCGGTTTTACTGCTTGATGATGTATTAAGTGAATTAGATGATTATCGTCAATCGCATTTGTTACAAACGATTCATGGGAAGGTGCAAACCTTCGTATCAACAACGAGTGTTGATGGTATCCAGCATGAAACATTGAATCAAGCTACTATTTTTCGTGTGAAAGATGGAAAGGTAGAAACATAAATACGGGGGTATCGTCATGTTTATTCATATTGGGAATGATCATGTTATACATTCCAATGATGTTATTGCCATTATTGATTATCACTTAATTTCATCATCGACGATTATGGAGGAATTCATGTCAGCAGCTTATGCAGATAATAAAATAAAAGGCCCACTAGAAGAAGCAAAGTCCATCATGATAACGAAAGATCAAATTTATTACAGCTCTTTGTCTGTATCCACGCTGAAAAAAAGAGCCAGTATGATTTCAACGATCAGTAAGCTTGATGATTTTTCAGACGATATAAAGGAATTGGAATCGGAAGAAGTATAGAAATGGAAGTGAAAACATGTCAATGGAAGATAAAGTCATGAAGGAACAGGCGTACGATGCAGACCAAATACAAGTTTTAGAGGGTTTGGAAGCTGTGCGAAAACGACCTGGAATGTACATTGGTTCTACAAGTGAAAAGGGGTTGCACCATCTTGTATGGGAGATCGTGGATAATAGTATCGATGAAGCTTTAGCCGGTTATTGTGATCATATTGAAGTGACTATTGAAAAAGACAATAGCATTACGGTAAAAGATAACGGACGTGGCATCCCTGTTGATATTCAGAAAAAAACAGGTAGACCAGCTTTAGAAGTCATTATGACTGTACTTCACGCGGGAGGAAAATTTGGCGGAGGTGGTTATAAGGTTTCTGGAGGACTTCATGGTGTTGGTGCTTCTGTTGTAAACGCGCTTTCCTCAAGCTTAGAAGTCTCTGTTCATCGCGACAATAAAATTTATTTCTTAAGGTTTGAGAAAGGTGTCCCACAAGGGGAAATTAAAGTCATTGGTGAAACAGATATTACCGGTACGGTCGTGCATTTTACACCAGATCCAACTATTTTTGATGAAACAACAGAGTATAATTTTGATACATTAACACAGCGGTTACGTGAGCTAGCATTTTTAAATAAAGGACTTACCATTACCATTGAAGATAAGCGTAATGAAACAGAACCCGTCAGCTATTGTTATGAGGGTGGTATTTGTTCTTATGTAGAATTTATTAATCAAACAAAAGAAGTATTGCATGAACCTTTCTATGCGGAAGGCGAAGAGCAAGGTATCTCTGTAGAAGTAGCGATCCAGTATAACGACGGCTTTATGAGCAATTTATATTCCTTTGCCAATAATATTCATACGTACGAAGGTGGTACGCATGAATCTGGATTTAAAACAGGATTAACACGTGTCATAAATGATTACGCGAGAAAAAATAATTTATTTAAAGAAACGGATCCAAATCTGTCTGGTGAGGATGTCCGTGAAGGATTGACGGCGATTGTTTCGATAAAGCATCCGAATCCTCAGTTTGAAGGTCAAACGAAAACAAAATTAGGCAATAGTGAAGTTCGAACTGTAACTGACTCTATTTTTAGTGAGCTATTTTCAAAGTTTCTCTTTGAAAATCCAACCGTAGCTAAAATAATCGTAGAAAAAGGGTTAATGGCATCACGAGCCCGTGATGCAGCTAAAAAAGCTCGAGAATTAACACGCAGAAAAGGTGCTTTAGAAGTCTCCAATTTACCTGGTAAATTAGCAGATTGTTCATCTAAGGATGCATCTATTAGTGAACTGTACATCGTTGAGGGTGACTCAGCTGGTGGTTCAGCGAAGCAAGGGCGAGATCGCCATTTTCAGGCTATTTTACCACTAAGGGGAAAAATTTTGAATGTGGAGAAAGCCCGTTTAGATAGAATTCTATCCAACAATGAAGTACGCTCGATTATTACAGCTCTAGGGACAGGCATTGGCGAAGACTTTGACATCTCCAAGGCGCGTTATCATAAAATTGTCTTGATGACAGATGCTGACGTGGATGGAGCACATATTCGCACATTACTACTTACTTTCTTCTATCGTTATATGCGACCTTTAATTGAGCATGGTTATATATATATTGCACAGCCGCCGCTTTATAAAATTCAACAAGGAAAAGCTGTTCGTTATGCATACAATGACAAAGAAATGGAGCAAATATTAGCGGAATTGCCAAAGACTCCTAAGCCTGGATTACAGCGTTATAAAGGGCTTGGGGAAATGAATGCAACGCAGCTTTGGGAAACGACAATGAGTCCCGATACACGCACATTACTGCAAGTTGAATTGTCTGATGCCATCGATGCTGATCAAATCTTTGATGTGCTAATGGGAGATAAAGTAGAGCCGAGACGAAACTTTATTCAAGAAAATGCACAGTATGTGAAAAACCTTGATATATAGGCTAGCAATTTATAAACCAAATATCCTTTTTATAGACCAATGATTGTCTAGATAAAATGGATCGGAACTCAATGATAAATGAATTTCTGCTTGGATAGATGAGTAAATGGAGGTAGTCGTAAAATGGCGGATCAACAACGTCCAAAAGTACAGGAAATTAATCTCGGACAAGAGATGCGTACATCGTTTCTGGATTATGCAATGAGTGTTATTGTTTCTCGTGCATTGCCTGACGTCCGTGATGGATTAAAGCCTGTACATCGAAGAATATTATATGCAATGAATGATTTAGGAATGCATGCAGATAAAGCGTATAAAAAATCAGCACGTATTGTCGGAGAGGTAATTGGTAAATATCATCCACATGGTGACTCGGCTGTTTACGAAGCAATGGTGCGGATGGCTCAGGATTTCAGCTATCGGAATATGCTAGTAGATGGACACGGGAATTTTGGTTCAGTTGATGGTGATTCAGCAGCAGCCATGCGTTATACAGAAGCAAGAATGTCAAAAATATCCATGGAATTACTACGAGATATTAATAAAGATACGATTGATTATACCGATAACTATGACGGCTCGGAACGAGAACCAGTTGTTTTCCCCGCGCGTTTTCCAAATTTATTAGTGAACGGTGCTTCTGGTATTGCAGTAGGTATGGCAACGAATATCCCGCCACATAATTTAGGGGAAACGATAAATGCTGTACTCGCATTAAGTAAAGATCCTGATATAACCATTGATGAACTGATGGAAGACTATATTCACGGTCCTGACTTTCCAACAGCGGGACAGATTCTTGGCCGCAGTGGTATTCGCAAAGCGTATGAAACAGGTAAAGGCTCGATCACCATTCGGGCAAAAGTTACGATTGATGAAACAGCAAATGGTAAACCAAGGATTATTGCTACAGAATTACCATATCAAGTAAACAAAGCGAAATTAATCGAAAAAATTGCCGAGCTTGTTCGAGATAAACGGATTGATGGAATTACGGATTTGCGTGATGAATCAGACCGTGAAGGATTAAGAGTAGTTATCGAGCTTAGACGTGATGCCAATGCGAATGTTGTATTAAATAATTTATACAAGCATACAGCATTGCAAACAACGTTTGGTATTAATATGTTGGCACTTGTAGGTGGACGTCCAAAAGTGCTAAACATAAAACAATGTCTTGAACATTATTTAGAACATCAAAAAGTGATTATTAAACGCAGAACAGCATTTGAATTACGTAAAGCAGAAGCTCGTGCTCATATTTTGGAAGGGTTGCGTATTGCGTTAGATCATTTAGACGAAGTTATAAAACTTATTCGTAACTCCAAGACAGCAGATGTTGCTCGTAACGGATTAATGGAGCGTTTTGATTTATCTGAGAAGCAGGCGCAAGCTATTTTGGATATGCGTTTGCAACGTTTAACTGGCTTGGAACGGGAAAAAATTGAAGATGAATATAAGGAATTAAAGAAACTAATTGAAGAATTAAAAGCGATTCTTGCAGATGAAGAAAAAGTATTAGAAATCATCCGTGAGGAGCTTACCGAAATTAAAGAACGTTTTAATGATGATCGACGTAGCGAAATAGTAATTGGCGGCAGTGATTTCTTTGAGGATGAGGATTTAATCCCAGAAGAAAATATTGTCATTACGTTAACCCATCAAGGTTATATTAAACGTCTTCCTTCCTCCACGTATCGTACGCAAAAACGCGGTGGTCGCGGGATACAAGGAATGGGAACGAACGAGGATGATTTTGTTGAACATCTCGTTTCCACTTCTACACATGATACGATTTTATTCTTTACCAATAAAGGAAAAGTATACAAAGCGAAAGGTTATGAGATTCCTGAATTTAGTCGAACGGCGAAAGGGATACCAATTATTAATCTTTTGCAAGTTGAAAAAGGTGAATGGGTCAATGCGGTCATTTCTGTTAATGACTATCGGGATGATCAGTTTCTATTCTTTACAACGAAGCATGGTATTTCGAAACGTACGTCCTTAGCGCAATTTGCGAACATCCGCAAAGGCGGGCTAATAGCAGTAGGTCTTCGTGACGAAGATGAGCTTATATCGGTTCGCTTAA
This genomic interval from Virgibacillus pantothenticus contains the following:
- the gyrB gene encoding DNA topoisomerase (ATP-hydrolyzing) subunit B; this translates as MSMEDKVMKEQAYDADQIQVLEGLEAVRKRPGMYIGSTSEKGLHHLVWEIVDNSIDEALAGYCDHIEVTIEKDNSITVKDNGRGIPVDIQKKTGRPALEVIMTVLHAGGKFGGGGYKVSGGLHGVGASVVNALSSSLEVSVHRDNKIYFLRFEKGVPQGEIKVIGETDITGTVVHFTPDPTIFDETTEYNFDTLTQRLRELAFLNKGLTITIEDKRNETEPVSYCYEGGICSYVEFINQTKEVLHEPFYAEGEEQGISVEVAIQYNDGFMSNLYSFANNIHTYEGGTHESGFKTGLTRVINDYARKNNLFKETDPNLSGEDVREGLTAIVSIKHPNPQFEGQTKTKLGNSEVRTVTDSIFSELFSKFLFENPTVAKIIVEKGLMASRARDAAKKARELTRRKGALEVSNLPGKLADCSSKDASISELYIVEGDSAGGSAKQGRDRHFQAILPLRGKILNVEKARLDRILSNNEVRSIITALGTGIGEDFDISKARYHKIVLMTDADVDGAHIRTLLLTFFYRYMRPLIEHGYIYIAQPPLYKIQQGKAVRYAYNDKEMEQILAELPKTPKPGLQRYKGLGEMNATQLWETTMSPDTRTLLQVELSDAIDADQIFDVLMGDKVEPRRNFIQENAQYVKNLDI
- the gyrA gene encoding DNA gyrase subunit A, translated to MADQQRPKVQEINLGQEMRTSFLDYAMSVIVSRALPDVRDGLKPVHRRILYAMNDLGMHADKAYKKSARIVGEVIGKYHPHGDSAVYEAMVRMAQDFSYRNMLVDGHGNFGSVDGDSAAAMRYTEARMSKISMELLRDINKDTIDYTDNYDGSEREPVVFPARFPNLLVNGASGIAVGMATNIPPHNLGETINAVLALSKDPDITIDELMEDYIHGPDFPTAGQILGRSGIRKAYETGKGSITIRAKVTIDETANGKPRIIATELPYQVNKAKLIEKIAELVRDKRIDGITDLRDESDREGLRVVIELRRDANANVVLNNLYKHTALQTTFGINMLALVGGRPKVLNIKQCLEHYLEHQKVIIKRRTAFELRKAEARAHILEGLRIALDHLDEVIKLIRNSKTADVARNGLMERFDLSEKQAQAILDMRLQRLTGLEREKIEDEYKELKKLIEELKAILADEEKVLEIIREELTEIKERFNDDRRSEIVIGGSDFFEDEDLIPEENIVITLTHQGYIKRLPSSTYRTQKRGGRGIQGMGTNEDDFVEHLVSTSTHDTILFFTNKGKVYKAKGYEIPEFSRTAKGIPIINLLQVEKGEWVNAVISVNDYRDDQFLFFTTKHGISKRTSLAQFANIRKGGLIAVGLRDEDELISVRLTDGTKDIMIATKNGYLIRFPEKQVRPMGRNAAGVKGISLRKDDEVVSMEILQEDAKILHVTNKGFGKQTPESEYRITNRGGKGIFTCNLTEKTGHVVAVKAVSGEEDLMLITVAGVLIRIPVESISVTGRNTMGVRLIRLHDEEEVATVARIDPDEDEEEQEITDHEEEASEEPESSNE
- the yaaA gene encoding S4 domain-containing protein YaaA → MCEKITIQTEYIPLGQFIKLINILESGGMVKTYLQDVGVLVNGEREHRRGRKLYNGDMVEIDEVGCFQVEQAKEG
- the dnaA gene encoding chromosomal replication initiator protein DnaA; translated protein: MENIQEIWIAALEKIEEKISKPSFDTWLKNTKAEALDKNTLIVSAPNEFARDWLENQYTRLISEILTEITGSDIEAKFIIPNTGTETDANATAKENKTNAHNEHPKSMLNAKYTFDTFVIGAGNRFAHAASLAVAEAPAKAYNPLFIYGGVGLGKTHLMHAIGHYVQDHNPDARVVYLSSEKFTNEFINAIMDNKTVNFRNKYRNVDILLIDDIQFIAGKESTQEEFFHTFNALHDDNKQIIISSDRPPKEIPTLEDRLRSRFEWGLITDITPPDLETRIAILTKKAKAEGLDIPNEVMLYIANQIDTNIRELEGALIRIVAYSSLVNQDIDASLAADALKDIIPSNKPKVITIASIQETVGERYNVRLEDFIAKKRTKSIAFPRQIAMYLSREMTDASLPKIGEEFGGRDHTTVIHAHEKISKLMENDTQLAKEIEEIKEQIKSL
- the remB gene encoding extracellular matrix regulator RemB, with protein sequence MFIHIGNDHVIHSNDVIAIIDYHLISSSTIMEEFMSAAYADNKIKGPLEEAKSIMITKDQIYYSSLSVSTLKKRASMISTISKLDDFSDDIKELESEEV
- the recF gene encoding DNA replication/repair protein RecF (All proteins in this family for which functions are known are DNA-binding proteins that assist the filamentation of RecA onto DNA for the initiation of recombination or recombinational repair.); the protein is MHIQQLQLKNYRNYESLDITFDHTINVIIGENAQGKTNLMEAIYLLAFTKSHRTPREKELVKWEEEYAKIEGRVSKRNQSFPLEIVISAKGKKAKLNRIEQKRLSDYIGAFNVVMFAPEDLTLVKGAPQIRRRFMDMELGQIQPRYIYHLGQYQKILKQRNHVLKQLQRQSNQDRTILHVLTDQLIEHAATLLERRFVFLNLLRKWAQPIHYGISRNLETLDIAYSPTIEVSEEAKKGKIADIYSRKFIDIEEKEIDRGTTLIGPHRDDLLFYVNDKDVQIYGSQGQQRTTALSVKLAEIELIYNEVGEYPVLLLDDVLSELDDYRQSHLLQTIHGKVQTFVSTTSVDGIQHETLNQATIFRVKDGKVET
- the dnaN gene encoding DNA polymerase III subunit beta, which translates into the protein MKFIIQRDQLMTAVQNVMKAISSRTVVPILTGIKLEARKDGITLTGSDSDISIESYIPAEEDGIVHVDHIEEGSIVLQSKYFPDIVRKLPEQTVEIEVDENLKVTIKSGKAKFNLNGQDAEEYPQLPKLQTDDSFEIPIDLLKSLIKQTVFAVSSMETRPILTGVNMKLADQTLTFSATDSHRLASRTVPVTETTNEFSNVVVPGKSLNELNKIIDDSEEKIQISVTSNQILFRTKHLQFLSRLLDGNYPETSRLIPDQSKTVLNVRTKDLLHTIDRASLLAKEERNNVVRLTTKENNRVEITSNHPEIGNVTEEVTMSSMEGEDLKISFSSKYMIDALKVIDYEEVKIAFTGAMRPFIIQPVEDDSILQLILPVRTY